The DNA window TATTAAGTAAGCTTAAATGAGCATAAAATACCTCTATAGCGTCATTACGACTTATCTTCCTAAAGAGTTCCAAAGTTACCCGAAAGATTCCGGTTCGGTTATCTTTATAGAAATCTGCAATAACATCGGCATCTAAAATGATTTTTAGCTTCATAAGAATATTTATACAATGGTATCGTAAAAAGAATTTTGTTGTTCCTGTCGTTTTATTTCTTTAATGTGGAGCAGGCACATTGAATAATCTGAAGCTGGAAGCCCCGCAATTTTTTTATAATTACAAAGTTTTTCGTGGACTTTATTTTCCCACTTAATTCCCCTGTTAAGTTTAAAAATCCGATGTTGGTAGTCCGGAAAATTGATATATCCCTTATCATTTACAAGCCAATTCCAACGTTCAATATGTTCATTTGTAATTCCGTTTACAACATTTATTCTCGGAACCATAAAAACATCTTTTTTCCTTTTTTTAAATAAATAATATTTTATTTCTTCTATGAGAGAGCCTTTCGGGATTTCATCTGCATCTATTTGAAATAAATAATTTTTCGTTGCTTGCTTTATTAGGTTATTCTTAAATGTAGCAAAATCTCCATCGAGACGTGCTTCAATTCTGATAATCTTATCACCATAAGTATCCAAAATAGCTGCTACTTCCTTATTTTTCTCAGTAATATCTTGTAACACGATAACCTCATCATTTTTATTAATGAGGGGAAGTAATACATTTAAAAGTTGAGCAATTTCACCAACCTCATTATTAACCGTGATTCCGTAAGAAATACTGATAAAATTATTTACAATTTTTTTAATAACTTTCATATGATTAATTATTAATTATCGGATAATTACCAGAAAAATGAACAAAATAATTCTCTGATATTACATTGCGGACAAAAACTCTATACTTTTTAGTAGGAAAAAAACAATATCCTTCTTTTCTATAATAATAATTTCTAATGAATTTTGGAATCTTTTTTTCAGCGACTTCAATTTCCTTTCCTTTACTCGTTCCTTTTAATTGATATAGAATCTGGATATTAAATTTAGGGGGTAATGCTTCAAACCATTCATTAGTTTGAGAAATGTAAGCAAAAGGTGTTTCTTCAAAACTATTTAATTCGCCTTGATTATGTTCAGAAAAGTAGTATTCTTTAAAAACATCTGCCACTTTTTCTGGCCGGAAAACAAATACTCCCCCATTTATGCTTCCAAGCAATAAAGGATGTGGATCAAAATGACGATCAGTAAAATATATTTCAGTAGTTTCCTCTAATATTCTTGGAATATGTCCCCACGTCTTATTAAATTCTTTTGTTCCTCTGGGATCTAAAATAGCGCCAAAATATTTATGCTCTGGGAGATACTCAAAAATTGAGGGAGCTTTACTTGATATTACTATATCCAGATCCAGAAACAACACAATATCATAACCTTTTGTTTTTAAAGGGATAAGTAGCTTTTGGGATAGCAACGGACGGTGAAAAGTATCATCCAAAGGTTTGTCAAGAATAATTAAATCTGCCCCACATTTCTTGGCATAGCTTTCAAACTGTACTTTGTTTTTATTAAACAATTTTTGATATTTCTCTCCAACTATAAAAAGACAAATTGCTTTTTTCATTTACAACTTCAATGTTTTTGGATTACAAAAATACATTTAAAAAATATAAGGTGATTTGAATATTTATATAACTTTAAATTTCTATATAGAGAACAAAATTCGTTCTGTGTCCCGTATTCCAAGTGCAATTCGAATTTTTATACATAATAATTTTAGTATATTTGCATCCTAAAATTTAAAGCATATTTATGAAAAAAAAATTAATTTATCTCGCGGGATTATTTTTAATTACTTCTTGTTCTGAGAGAGAAGATGCATTAATCGCAAATGACCAATCTTCTTCAATCACCAATACTAATTTTCAGATGAAAGCTCCGATTGAAACAAATCGGCCTTCTCAAAATGGTGACTTTATAAAAGTAACGGATAATGGGAATGTATTGTATTGCATTAAGTTTGACGGTGTTTGGAGACATATTGATTCTCCTATGACATGGAATGGACTGTTTGTATCCTCAAAAACATTTCGCTATGAGTTCTCATCTATCCAAGACGCTACTTTTGCGACAAGAACATATTTTGGGGACCCCTTACTTGCCGATAATGGATTAGTTCAGGATAATTCTACTGGTAAAATATATTTTAGAGAAAAAAATTATTTGAGATGGATTCCTAGTATGGACTTGTTTAATAAATACAAATTTAATCCTGAAGCAGTACAACATGTAAGCTCTATTTCCGGCTATATAGTCAATCCAGATTTAAAGTAATAATATAAAACCTTCTCTCAGAAGGTTTTTTTATTAATATTATTAAGCTAATTCGGAAATAATTTTAAGTAAATTTGCACAAAATTTAAATTGATAATGGAGAAAGTAAGAGTACGTTTTGCTCCAAGTCCTACGGGACCTTTGCATTTGGGAGGTGTAAGAACCGCATTATATGATTATCTTTTTGCTAAAAACCAAGGTGGTGAATTTGTATTGAGAATTGAAGATACAGATACAGCGAGGTATGTAGAGGGAGCAGAAGAATATATTGAAGAAGCTTTAGAATGGTGCGGGATCATTCCTGATGAAAGTCCTAAAAAAGGAGGGAAATTTGCTCCTTATAGACAGTCTGAAAGAAGAGACATCTATGATAGGTATACAGAGCAGATATTAAAAACTGATTATGCTTATCTTGCTTTTGATACCCCAGAAGAACTGGACGCCATTCGTGCTGAGTATGAAGCAAAAGGAGATGTTTTCTCATATGACAACAAAACCAGAAATCGATTAAGAAACAGTCTTGCTCTTTCCGAAGAAGAATTGCAACAATTACTGGATGCAAAAACACCTTATGTTGTAAGATTTAAAATGCCAGTTGACAGGACTTTAAATCTTGAGGATATCATTCGTGGAAAATCATCTGTCAATACGAATACTTTAGATGATAAAGTTTTAGTTAAAAATGATGGAATGCCAACATATCATTTTGCTAATGTAATTGACGACCATGAAATGGAAATAACCCATGTTATTCGTGGGGAAGAATGGCTACCTTCTTTAGGCTTACATACTTTATTATATGAGGCAATGCAATGGGATGCTCCACAGTTTGCTCATCTTTCACTTATTCTAAAACCAGAGGGGAAAGGAAAATTAAGTAAAAGAGATGGTGACAAATTCGGTTTTCCTGTATTTCCATTAGATTTCAAAGATCCGGAAACAGGAAACATTTCTAAAGGTTATAGAGAAAACGGATATCTTCCGGATGCTTTTATTAATATGGTTGCTTTACTCGGATGGTCTCCCGCTGATGATAAAGAAATTCTGCCTTTAGAGGAAATGATTAAAGAGTTTGATCTTCATAAAGTTCACAAAGCAGGTGCGAGATTCAGCAAAGAAAAATCTGAATGGTTCAACCATCAGTATATTCAGTTAAAATCCGACAAAGAAATTTTAACGATTTTAAGAAATACAGATCTTGACATTTCAAATATTTCAGACGAAAAACTGATCAAAATAATTCATTTGATGAAAGAAAGAGCTACTTTCCCAAAGGACATTTATGAAAACGGAAAGTTTTTCTTTGTTGCTCCAGATTCTTATGATGAAAAGGCAGCTAAAAAAGCATGGAATGATGAAACTTCTGCAACGTTGGGTGAATTAGCCAATGTATTCAATGGTACTGAGGTATTTGCAGCTGAAGTTTTAAAACAAACTGTCCATGATTTTGCCGAAAATAAGGGCTTAGGAATGGGAAAAGTGATGATGCCTCTTCGTTTAGCTTTAGTTGGAGAATTAAAAGGACCTGATGTCCCGGATATTTTAGAACTACTTGGAAAAGAAGAAAGTATAGCAAGAATAAACAATGCTATTAATAATTTTAAATAGAGTCTCATAATTTTTCATAAATTTGAAAGATTAAATTTACTTCAAGAATGGAATATTTAAGTTTCGAACTTCCTATAAAAGAATTAATGGATCAATACCAAACATGTTCTTTAGTAGGAGAAGAAAGTGGTGTTGATGTAAAATTAGCATGTAGTCAAATTGAGGACAAGATCATAGAAAAGAAAAAAGAGATCTATGGGAATCTTACTCCTTGGCAAAGAGTACAGTTATCTCGTCATCCTGATCGTCCTTATGCATTAGACCATATTAAAGGGATTACAGATAAAGGTAGTTTTCTGGAACTTCACGGAGACAGAAATTTTGCGGATGATCCAGCATTAGTTGGAGGCTTAGCTACCCTGGATGGTCATAAAGTGATGATCATAGGAACTCAGAAAGGGAGAACAACGAAAGAAAGACAGTTTAGAAGATTTGGAATGCCAAATCCTGAAGGATATAGAAAAGCTTTAAGGCTGATGAAATTGGCTGAGAAATTCCATATTCCTATTGTAACTTTGGTTGATACTCCTGGTGCATATCCAGGACTGGAAGCTGAAGAAAGAGGGCAAGGGGAAGCTATTGCAAGAAACATCTTTGAAATGGTTCAGCTGAAAACTCCAATTTTCACTTATATTATTGGCGAAGGAGCTAGTGGTGGAGCTTTAGGAATTGGTGTAGGAAACAAGGTATATATGCTAGAGAATACATGGTATACTGTAATTGCACCGGAAAGCTGTTCATCCATTCTGTGGAGAAACTGGGATCACAAAGAAGACGCTGCCAATGCTTTAAATCTTACGCCAAAAGATGCTTTACGAGAAAAGTTTATTGATGGTATTATTGAAGAACCTCTTGGAGGGGCACATTATGATCCAGAAACAGCATATCTGAACTTAAAAAGTTCTATTTTGCAAAATATAAAAGCTTTCTCGAAGTTTACAGGACAAGAACTTGAGACCCAGCGACAAGAAAAATTTATTGCAATGGGGCAATTTAAAGGATAAAATAAAAAAGGTTAAGAATGTTGATTCTTAACCTTTTTTCATATCTGTAATCAATCATTTTATTCAGCAGATACATTCAATTCTATTTCAATATCCTTACTTATCTTTTTGATTGAGGAATATTTTGCATCACAAACCATTGTTGTTAATACATACTCTCCTTTATCTATGAGAATAAAATTCTGCCCTTTTGCCGGAACAGTCAGATTGTAATATTTTTTTCCACTGATTTTTACTATTAAATTACAAGAAGACCTGTTTTTAATATTGATATACGCTTCATTTAAACTGGCATCATTACTGAAAATATGTGTCAACATTGCAGCTGTTCTTTTATTCTCCTCACTTGGTTCAGATTTCTTACTACCACTAATGCTTGCATAGTTCACTTTTTTCTCGGGCGATGTGGGTGCTGAGTTTACAGCTACAGTCTTTCCACTATTTAATTCATTGTTTTTAACAATCTTCTCAATCTTCTCTTTACTAATAGGTTTAATCGTTGGTTTTGCTTCCGGAGAATTATCTGCCATGATAATTTCGATTAGTTTTCTTTTGAAATAATCAGTCTTAGCATGATTTGGATTTTGCTTTAAAAAACCGGCAATAACTCTCGCTTCTTTTGAGCTTTCAGCGTCCTGCTCTGTGTATATGATGAGCGTTTCCTTTTCCACAACAGCCTTAGATTTGGCTCTTTTCTTTTTCTGAGAAAAACCAAGTGTAAAAATGCATAAAAATATAAGGAGAAAAATTTTTTTCATTAACGAAGCATTTAAATAAATTATTAAGTATTAAAATAACGTAAAAAGTCATTTTTTAGTTTGTCATTAAAATCATTATCTTTGCATTGCTCAAAAATAAACTAAAAAATCAAAAGTAATCTTAATAAAAAAAATAATAGATATTATGTCTTATACACCAGCTGCTGCAGACGTAGCAAAATTGAGAAACCAAACAGGTGCAGGTATGATGGACTGCAAAAAAGCTTTAGTTGAAGCAGAAGGAGACTTCGAAAAAGCAGTAGATATCCTTAGAAAAAAAGGACAAAAAGTTGCTGCTAACAGAGCTGACAGAGAATCTTCAGAAGGAGCAGTTATTGCTAGAGTAAACGAGGATAATACTTTAGGTGTTATTATCTCTTTAAACTCTGAAACTGACTTTGTTGCTAAAAACGAAGCTTTCATTGAATTAGCTTATGAATTAGCTGAAATGGCGATTTTTGCTGCTACTAAAGAAGAGCTTCTTGCTACTGATTTCCACGGAATCACTGTTGCTGATAAACTTATCGAGCAAACAGGAGTTATCGGTGAAAAAATTGAAATTGGTGCTTTCGAAAGAATTCAAGGTCCTTACCTAGGAGCTTACATCCATGCTGGAAACAAGATTGCTGCAATTACGTCTCTTTCTACTAAAGTAGATGGAGCTGACGAAGCTGCTAAAGCTGTTTCTATGCAGGTTGCTGCAATGAACCCTATCGCTCTAGACGAGACTATGGTTTCTCAGGAAACTATTGACAAGGAATTAGAGATTGAAAGAGAACTTCTTACTAAAGAAGGAAAACCTGAAAATATTATCGACAATATTTTGAAAGGTAAAATGCAGAAATTCTACAAAGAAAATACTTTGGTACACCAAGCTTTTATTAAAGATGGAAGCCAGTCTGTTGCTGATTATGTAAAATCTGTAAACGGAGATCTAAAAGTTACAGGATTTGTAAGAGTAAGCTTAAGCTAATCGAATCTTTTAAAAGAAACATAAAAATCCCGATGAAGTTTCATCGGGATTTTTTATTAGTGGTAGAAAAATCTAGAAATTCAATCAAAATTATATTTGAATTTAAAAGTGAGTATCCTTCATCAAGCTATATACTACGAAAAAGACTCAATAAAATTACAAGTTTTCTATTCTATATAGATTTTAATAAAGAATCAAGAATATTTTTTCACTTTCACTTATTATTTATTAATAATATATCAAATATTATTTTAAATTTGTAGAAATCCTAATTCCCAAGTTTATGAAAAGATTTCTACTCAGTTTAGTATTGGTTTTTTTTACAGTTAATACAGTCTTTGCACAAAGAGATACAGAACATTGGATAGCACCTTTTTATGCCAATTCCAATGTTGGCGAGTATACTAATGCCTTGTACCTTTCCACAGATTCAGTAACTCCTTTTGATGTGCAAATTTTCAGTGATAATGCCTTAGTTACTACACTTACAATTAGCAAAGGTGATCCAAAGGTTTATACTATTACTGATAATGATATAATTTCCGCCAGCACTCCTGCTGATGGTTTTAAAGTCATTAATAAAGGTCTGTATCTTAAGGGAGACAAACCTTATTATTGCAGTTTAAGAATGGCACAGAGTGCCCATGGAGAAATTATTACAAGTAAAGGAAAAGCTGGTATTGGTAAAGAGTTTTTTGTAGCAACCAGCCCAAATACTTCGACCAACACACTCTATAATTTTACAGCAGGAATTCTTGCTACAGAAGATAATACAACTGTCACGGTAACATGGAATGGCATAGGTGTAACCTTTTTTGGAGGAACACCTGCCGGGAATTCTCATACTTTTACTTTAAATAAAGGACAATCATTCTTATTTGCTGGTGATGGTGGAGTAAATGCAAACCTAACAGGATTTATTGGAGCTAAAGTAGTAGCAGACAAACCTATTTCCCTTACCAACGGAAGCTGTAATGGGAACTTTGGAATAGGAGGCTCAGGAGGCTCAGATGCCGTTCTCGATCAATCTGTTCCGGTAGAAAGACTTGGTAGTACATTTGCCATAGTTAAAACTAAATCAACTGCTCCAAGTGAAAACATGGAAGGCGGGATTATTATCGCAGTAGAAGACAATACTGATATATTCCTAAATGGCTCCACTACAGCAGCAGCATCAATAA is part of the Chryseobacterium paludis genome and encodes:
- a CDS encoding glycosyltransferase, translating into MKVIKKIVNNFISISYGITVNNEVGEIAQLLNVLLPLINKNDEVIVLQDITEKNKEVAAILDTYGDKIIRIEARLDGDFATFKNNLIKQATKNYLFQIDADEIPKGSLIEEIKYYLFKKRKKDVFMVPRINVVNGITNEHIERWNWLVNDKGYINFPDYQHRIFKLNRGIKWENKVHEKLCNYKKIAGLPASDYSMCLLHIKEIKRQEQQNSFYDTIV
- a CDS encoding DUF6759 domain-containing protein — protein: MKKIFLLIFLCIFTLGFSQKKKRAKSKAVVEKETLIIYTEQDAESSKEARVIAGFLKQNPNHAKTDYFKRKLIEIIMADNSPEAKPTIKPISKEKIEKIVKNNELNSGKTVAVNSAPTSPEKKVNYASISGSKKSEPSEENKRTAAMLTHIFSNDASLNEAYINIKNRSSCNLIVKISGKKYYNLTVPAKGQNFILIDKGEYVLTTMVCDAKYSSIKKISKDIEIELNVSAE
- the tsf gene encoding translation elongation factor Ts — translated: MSYTPAAADVAKLRNQTGAGMMDCKKALVEAEGDFEKAVDILRKKGQKVAANRADRESSEGAVIARVNEDNTLGVIISLNSETDFVAKNEAFIELAYELAEMAIFAATKEELLATDFHGITVADKLIEQTGVIGEKIEIGAFERIQGPYLGAYIHAGNKIAAITSLSTKVDGADEAAKAVSMQVAAMNPIALDETMVSQETIDKELEIERELLTKEGKPENIIDNILKGKMQKFYKENTLVHQAFIKDGSQSVADYVKSVNGDLKVTGFVRVSLS
- the gltX gene encoding glutamate--tRNA ligase, translated to MEKVRVRFAPSPTGPLHLGGVRTALYDYLFAKNQGGEFVLRIEDTDTARYVEGAEEYIEEALEWCGIIPDESPKKGGKFAPYRQSERRDIYDRYTEQILKTDYAYLAFDTPEELDAIRAEYEAKGDVFSYDNKTRNRLRNSLALSEEELQQLLDAKTPYVVRFKMPVDRTLNLEDIIRGKSSVNTNTLDDKVLVKNDGMPTYHFANVIDDHEMEITHVIRGEEWLPSLGLHTLLYEAMQWDAPQFAHLSLILKPEGKGKLSKRDGDKFGFPVFPLDFKDPETGNISKGYRENGYLPDAFINMVALLGWSPADDKEILPLEEMIKEFDLHKVHKAGARFSKEKSEWFNHQYIQLKSDKEILTILRNTDLDISNISDEKLIKIIHLMKERATFPKDIYENGKFFFVAPDSYDEKAAKKAWNDETSATLGELANVFNGTEVFAAEVLKQTVHDFAENKGLGMGKVMMPLRLALVGELKGPDVPDILELLGKEESIARINNAINNFK
- a CDS encoding acetyl-CoA carboxylase carboxyltransferase subunit alpha; translated protein: MEYLSFELPIKELMDQYQTCSLVGEESGVDVKLACSQIEDKIIEKKKEIYGNLTPWQRVQLSRHPDRPYALDHIKGITDKGSFLELHGDRNFADDPALVGGLATLDGHKVMIIGTQKGRTTKERQFRRFGMPNPEGYRKALRLMKLAEKFHIPIVTLVDTPGAYPGLEAEERGQGEAIARNIFEMVQLKTPIFTYIIGEGASGGALGIGVGNKVYMLENTWYTVIAPESCSSILWRNWDHKEDAANALNLTPKDALREKFIDGIIEEPLGGAHYDPETAYLNLKSSILQNIKAFSKFTGQELETQRQEKFIAMGQFKG
- a CDS encoding glycosyltransferase family protein gives rise to the protein MKKAICLFIVGEKYQKLFNKNKVQFESYAKKCGADLIILDKPLDDTFHRPLLSQKLLIPLKTKGYDIVLFLDLDIVISSKAPSIFEYLPEHKYFGAILDPRGTKEFNKTWGHIPRILEETTEIYFTDRHFDPHPLLLGSINGGVFVFRPEKVADVFKEYYFSEHNQGELNSFEETPFAYISQTNEWFEALPPKFNIQILYQLKGTSKGKEIEVAEKKIPKFIRNYYYRKEGYCFFPTKKYRVFVRNVISENYFVHFSGNYPIINN